One part of the Megachile rotundata isolate GNS110a chromosome 16, iyMegRotu1, whole genome shotgun sequence genome encodes these proteins:
- the LOC100881961 gene encoding uncharacterized protein LOC100881961 isoform X2, with amino-acid sequence MLAQRRIDFNQLAKPSNLQNSAVLRMLEEEEARQRAGQPSLKRVAWPPPPEDQDLDFVEQGPVQAKTRGIGERASYQSSPSSGSSPQPSLARSSTQSGVPSSPSPVSPGGTLRQPSHFQHQPVPKGWAPVTPPATSPVSQPVNWPNQPQLQQQNQRPQQQPQNQYSPRQTPIQAPTAFEAPPSTITLRPEPPISQAPAPVYQAQPAATKAPVSGNMRGDLKWPPPSVKAQTEAENRARMELAKGPAFRPRRVHKDYSGFFAQHALTNTYPGYRAPPGTQYFTPAYQH; translated from the exons GATCGATTTCAATCAGCTGGCCAAGCCGTCGAATTTACAAAACAGTGCGGTTCTGCGAATgcttgaagaagaagaagcgagGCAACGAGCTGGTCAACCCA GTCTTAAACGCGTAGCTTGGCCACCACCCCCAGAAGATCAGGACCTTGATTTTGTGGAGCAAGGACCTGTGCAAGCGAAG ACCCGTGGAATCGGTGAACGCGCCTCGTACCAGAGCAGTCCCTCATCAGGTTCGTCGCCTCAGCCATCGCTCGCTCGTTCGTCGACTCAGAGCGGTGTCCCATCCTCGCCGTCGCCGGTTAGCCCTGGTGGAACTCTACGGCAACCTTCGCACTTTCAACATCAACCTGTGCCAAAAGGCTGGGCACCGGTCACGCCACCGGCAACCTCCCCAGTTTCCCAGCCTGTAAATTGGCCCAACCAGCCGCAGCTACAGCAACAGAATCAACGTCCTCAG CAACAACCTCAGAATCAATATTCGCCACGACAAACACCGATTCAAGCCCCTACTGCGTTCGAAGCACCACCCTCCACCATCACACTTCGCCCGGAGCCTCCAATTTCACAG gCGCCAGCACCAGTTTACCAAGCACAACCCGCCGCGACAAAGGCTCCAGTGAGCGGCAACATGAGGGGAGACCTCAAATGGCCACCGCCATCGGTGAAAGCTCAAACAGAGGCCGAAAACAGAGCCAGGATGGAGTTGGCGAAAGGTCCTGCTTTCAGGCCCCGCCGAGTGCACAAGGACTACAGCGGATTCTTCGCTCAACACGCCTTAACCAATACATATCCGGGCTACCGAGCTCCACCAGGAACTCAATACTTCACCCCTGCCTATCAACATTAG
- the Herc4 gene encoding HECT and RLD domain containing E3 ubiquitin ligase 4: protein MEDHNQFAHRGKLQYLPLLLVKSHYHILSARSAIYQANRNKKRRLACEPIIAVEYSTVTDKNMFCWGSTIHGELGLGGIEDENILVPRELDFQKATEIEQIACGENYTVLITRDGQVYSCGNNDYGQLGHEKGRKRLQLIPGLDAFVFKKVACGAHHTLAVNEWGQLFSWGSNAEGQLGLNSKNLIECVPHMVRALGTSVVVQVACGINHVLALTNNGKLYSWGSNSDGQLGLGTDVKNEIKPKLISSLAGVPIAFITCGGYHSMAISKSGAVFGWGKNTFGQLGLNDTRNRNLPRQLQTLQNAKVCYAACGEEFSVFLTVDGGVFTCGAGMYGQLGHGNTSNEILPRQVMELMGSTVTQISCGKRHTLGLVPSRGRVYAWGLGGAGQLGNNITRSVATPQVVHGPWVAPNGSSVIDFNEFTSCKTNYIVKHIFTGGDHCFATVIPRDTNVEPDDCRILQSSSQILEITEEQLMACQRVPSNSSVDHELMMYLETVFTSNSCVTGSFLLNNDAHYGCSIKHHGVDLDRASRLFGIIKELDNNTIQKLIFTCITESLIPSFTSSNCNTIKTVCPESLRIYLILPLYHGFANPLNCDVLHSPFCKAILSLKSEIRDIVTSWWVGSPAHYFERLVRIHKSIVLHYVKTKRSKTSKEVIWDDTLQVVLDLLHLLNKLNNEGVEGNKVPYSTFHLPELIEYIDIRGNYIRWISEPPSSRKVFCDYSFLLDAQAKTILLETDQAIQMQSAMNEAATRAVMNQMFLDPFSTDLRHHNQFLILNVSRENIVADTLMELSHYDSSDLKKPLRVKFHGEEAEDAGGVKKEFFMLLLKEILDPKYGMFKQYEESRIIWFSEDSLEDENMYFLIGILCGLVIYNFIIIDLPFPLALYKKLLHEPVGLNDIKEMSPLLAKSMQNILDYEEEDFEEIFCLHFEVVREVFGEKRIFELIPGGSKVPVTLNNKKQFVDLYVDYILNKSVAPHFDKFHEGFHKVCGGRVLELFHSHELMAVVVGNEDYDWEELEKNATYKEGYTKNDPTIILFWQVFRELTLEEKKKFLLFLTGSDRIPIQGMQAIKITIQPMHDERLLPVAHTCFNLLDLPRYQTRERLRYKLLQAIQQTQGFSLV, encoded by the exons ATGGAAGATCATAACCAATTTGCGCATCGCGGCAAACTTCAGTACCTTCCCCTCCTATTAGTGAAGTCTCACTACCACATACTTTCTGCTCGATCGGCTATATATCAG GCAAACAGGAATAAAAAACGACGTTTGGCCTGTGAGCCTATTATAGCAGTGGAATATTCTACAGTCACGGACAAAAATATGTTTTGTTGGGGGAGTACTATACACGGGGAACTAGGTTTAGGTGGTATAGAAGATGAAAACATTTTAGTTCCCCGTGAACTTGATTTTCAGAAGGCTACAGAAATTGAACAGA ttGCTTGCGGTGAAAATTacactgtgcttattactcgaGATGGTCAAGTATATTCTTGTGGAAATAATGATTATGGGCAACTTGGTCATGAGAAAGGAAGGAAAAGATTAC aATTAATACCTGGATTAGATGcgtttgtatttaaaaaagtagCTTGTGGAGCACATCATACATTAGCAGTAAATGAATGGGGCCAACTGTTTAGTTGGGGATCTAATGCAGAAGGCCAACTtg GtctgaattctaaaaatttaattgaatgtgTTCCGCATATGGTAAGAGCATTAGGTACAAGTGTAGTTGTACAAGTAGCCTGTGGCATTAACCATGTACTTGCATTAACAAATAATGGAAAATTATATAGTTGGGGTTCTAATAGTGATGGACAGCTTGGACTAGGTACagatgttaaaaatgaaataaagccTAAACTTATCAGCAGTTTAGCTGGTGTTCCCATTGCTTTTATTACCTGTGGTGGATATCACAGTATGGCTATATCAAAATCAG GGGCTGTATTTGGGTGGGGAAAAAATACATTTGGTCAATTAGGATTAAATGATACACGAAATAGAAATTTACCACGTCAATTACAAACTTTAcaaaatgcaaaagtgtgttaTGCTGCTTGTGGTGAAgagttttctgtatttttaacagtg GATGGTGGAGTATTCACATGTGGTGCTGGAATGTATGGTCAGTTAGGGCATGGAAATACCAGCAACGAAATTTTACCGCGTCAAGTTATGGAGCTCATGGGCAGCACAGTTACCCAG ATTTCATGTGGTAAAAGGCACACTTTGGGATTGGTACCATCGCGAGGCAGAGTTTATGCGTGGGGTTTAGGTGGTGCAGGACAATTAGGTAATAATATCACACGAAGTGTAGCAACTCCACAAGTGGTACATGGTCCATGGGTTGCACCAAATGGTTCTTCAGTGATAGACTTTAATGAGTTTACTTCTTGTAAAACTAACTACATTGTTAAACACATTTTTACTGGTGGGGATCACTGTTTTGCCACAGTAATTCCTAGAGAT ACTAATGTAGAACCAGATGACTGTAGAATATTACAgtcatcttcccaaattcttgaaataaCTGAAGAGCAGTTAATGGCATGTCAACGAGTTCCGTCAAACTCATCTGTTGATCATGAACTTATGAT gTATTTGGAGACGGTATTTACAAGTAACTCTTGCGTGACTGGATCATTTTTACTTAATAATGATGCTCATTATGGTTGTTCGATAAAGCATCATGGAGTGGATCTTGATCGAGCAAGTCGATTATTCGGAATTATTAAAGAATTGGATAATAACACGATTCAGAAAttg ATATTTACCTGCATAACAGAGAGCTTAATTCCTTCTTTCACCAGCTCTAATTGTAATACAATCAAGACAGTTTGTCCAGAATCTttaagaatatatttaatattaccaTTATATCATGGTTTTGCAAATCCTCTCAATTGCGATGTATTGCATTCGCCATTTTGTAAAGCCATTTTATCATTAAAATCAGAGATTCGTGACATTGTTACAAGTTGGTGGGTAGGATCTCCAGCACATTATTTTGAAAGATTAGTTAGAATTCATAAATCCATTGTTTTACATTACGTAAAAACTAAACGTTCTAAAACAAGCAAG GAAGTAATATGGGATGATACTCTACAAGTCGTcttagacttattacacttattaaataaattaaacaatgaaGGCGTTGAAGGGAACAAAGTACCTTATTCTACATTTCATTTACCAGAATTAATAGAATATATAGACATTAGAGGCAATTATATAAGATGGATTTCAGAACCTCCCTCT TCCCGGAAAGTGTTCTGCGATTATTCGTTTCTCCTTGATGCACAAGCTAAAACCATATTACTTGAAACGGATCAAGCTATACAG ATGCAATCAGCGATGAATGAGGCCGCAACTCGGGCTGTAATGAATCAAATGTTCTTAGATCCATTTTCTACAGACTTACGACATCATAATCAGTTTTTGATCTTAAATGTATCAAGAGAAAATATAGTTGCAGATACATTGATGGAACTGTCTCATTACGATTCTAGCGACTTAAAGAAACCTCTCCGA GTGAAATTTCATGGTGAAGAGGCAGAAGATGCTGGTGgagttaaaaaagaatttttcatgCTTCTATTGAAAGAGATTCTTGATCCAAAATATGGCATGTTTAAACAATATGAAGAGTCCAGAATTATTTGGTTCAGTGAAGACTCGCTTGAAGATGAAAACATGTACTTTTTAATTGGGATTCTTTGTGGACTtgtcatttacaattttattatcattGATTTGCCATTTCCATTAGCtctgtacaaaaagttgttacACGAACCAGTTGGATTGAACGATATCAAAGAAATGTCACCGTTGCTCGCTaa GAGTATGCAAAATATACTTGACTACGAAGAAGAGGACTTTGaagaaattttttgtttacatTTCGAAGTAGTCAGGGAGGTATTCGGTGAGaagagaatttttgaacttataCCAGGTGGTAGCAAAGTTCCtgttacattaaataataa AAAACAGTTTGTTGATTTATACGtagattatatattaaataaatccgTGGCACCTCATTTTGACAAATTTCATGAAGGTTTTCATAAAGTTTGTGGCGGAAGAGTGTTAGAGTTGTTTCATAGTCACGAACTTATGGCTGTGGTGGTAGGGAATGAAGATTACGATTGGGAAGAATTAGAAAAGAACGCCACGTACAAAGAAGGATACACAAAAAATGACCCCACTATCATATTATTCTGGCAAGTGTTTCGTGAACTCACGTTGGAGGAGAAGAAaaaatttttgctatttttgacCGGAAGTGATCGAATACCTATACAGGGAATGCAAGCAATCAAG attaCGATACAACCAATGCATGACGAGCGTTTATTACCCGTTGCTCACACGTGTTTTAATTTACTTGATCTCCCACGCTATCAAACTAGAGAAAGATTACGTTATAAGTTATTACAGGCTATTCAACAAACACAAGGATTTTCATTAGTATAA